From Thunnus albacares chromosome 22, fThuAlb1.1, whole genome shotgun sequence, the proteins below share one genomic window:
- the LOC122974254 gene encoding nectin-4-like isoform X1 translates to MAALYFITVFTLFLLASNAEEITVKPGDDVTLQCQSQRDEAITLLEWSRPDLNPETDDYVFFFRENRLYDHYQHPSFRDRVQLRDPEMKDGDVSVILKNVTINDTGTYECRVSVNSKGLELINTINLTVTDSGHTTGNTWTEGDKDGGKKETGNLGLTVGLPVAAVLFLLVFMIYRKCRQRPDQPVHYRAAVPQQD, encoded by the exons AGATAACAGTAAAGCCTGGAGATGATGTCACTCTTCAGTGTCAGAGTCAGAGAGATGAAGCCATCACACTGTTGGAGTGGAGCAGACCTGACCTAAACCCGGAGACAGATGATTACGTCTTCTTCTTCAGAGAGAACCGACTATATGACCACTACCAGCATCCATCTTTTCGTGATCGAGTGCAGCTGAGAGATCCAGAGATGAAGGACGGAGACGTTTCTGTGATTCTGAAGAACGTCACCATCAACGACACTGGAACATACGAGTGTCGTGTTTCTGTGAACAGCAAAGGACTTGAGCTCATCAACACCATCAATCTGACAGTTACTGACTCAG GTCACACAACTGGAAACACCTGGACTGAAGGAGACAAGGATGGAGGAAAGAAGGAGACAGGAAATCTTGGACTGACAGTTGGTCTGCCTGTTGCTGCtgtgctttttcttcttgtttttatgatttatagAAAATGTAGACAACGTCCTGACCAACCTGTTCATTACAGAGCAGCTGTCCCCCAGCAGGACTGA